TTTTGCTAATATCTTTATCTTCGGCTTGAATAATTATTTCCAATCCAATACTGCTAATTAATTTTAAGTATTCGTCTTTGAGTAAAGCGCCACCAACACAACCGCCAATTAGATCTTCGTCATTTCTTTGAGCGGCAGTTAATTCCGATAGTAAAACAATGTCGGAGATATAAGCACGACCACCTTTTTTTAAAACTCGCTTAATTTCTTGAAAGACTCTCTTTTTGTCCGGAGCGAGATTGATTACACAATTACTAATCACGACATCAATAGAGTCGTTTTCAGTTGGTAGGTTTTCAATATCGCCCAAGCGAAATTCGACATGCGGATAATGATATTTGTCGGCATTTTGTTGAGCCTTTTCTATCATGGACAGTGTCATGTCCACGCCAATGACGCGACCGGTCGGACCAACTTTTTTGGCCGCGAGAAAGCAGTCAAAGCCAGCTCCAGAACCGAGATCCAAAACAGTATCGCCTTCCTTTATTTTACTTAAAGCCAGAGGATTACCGCAACCCAAACCCAAATTGGCATCAGGTACGGAATTTATGTCTTGTTGGCTATAACCAATACTTCTAGCAATAACTTCGGCCATTTTATTATTTTGACACTGGCAACTACCACAGCAAGAAGATTTCTTTTCCGTAGCAATTTGTTGATAAAATTTTTGTACAGTTTGTTTGATTTTGTTAAGTTCCATAGTAGATGGTAAATATTAATTAAGAGCATTAATTAGAAGTTTTGTTTTTGTTGGACCGATTAGTTTTTTTAGTTGTTGCTCGGTTGCTAATTTGATTTCATTGAGGGAGACAAAATTTTGTTGTAGAGTTTTTTTTGTTTTCGGTCCCAAACCGGATATTTTATCCAGTTGCGACAATAAGCCACCTTTTTGATGTCGTTGGCGATAGTAGTTAATGGCAAAGCGATGAGCTTCATCACGCATTCTTTGTAGTAAAAAGTAAGCGGAACTCTTTTTTTTAAATTTTATAATATGGCCATTAGGCAAGTGAATATCTTCGTTTTGTTTAGCAAGAGCAATCGTAGTCCAGGTTGGCCAGTTAGCTATCTTTTTGATCATTCCCAGTTGTGTTTTACCACCATCTAAAATTATCAAATCGGGTGCTGGCCATTCAGGATGATTAATTCGTCTTTGTAATACTTCGAGCATCATTGCGGGGTCATTAGGCTCATTACTTTTTTTGATAGTAAATTTACGGTATTCGTTTTTTGCAGCTTGGCCGTTAATAAAAACGATCATGGAGCCAACAGCATAGACTCCTTGGATATTGGAAATATCATATACTTCAATGCGCTCAGGAATTTTAGTTAACAGCAGACCCTTTTGTAATTGCTCTAACCCCACGCCAAGAGTTTTGTCCGTAGCTGACGGCTGATGATTGAACCTGGCGTATTCCAGCGCATTAACTTCAGCTAATTTAAGCAAGCGTTGTTGCCGACCGCGAGTAGCCGCAAAAATCGGTTTGGTTAAGTTCTTAAAGTTCGGAGCGACAATTATTTTCTTTGGTTGGTCAGTAGTTTGTTGGTAGTAATGTTCAATAAATTGTAGTAGTATCTCCTCATCATTAAGATGTTGATTTTTTTTGACGGTAAAATTATTTTGATCAATTAATTTTCCCTGACGTACTTTAAATAAATTAATAAAGTAATATTGATTGTTTTGTTGCAACCCCAGATAGTCTTCATTTACTTTCTGATGCCAGAGTACTTGTTGTTTGGTTTTAATTTTCTTGACGGCGATTAGTTGATCACGATAGGTGGCGGCTAACTCAAAATCTTGATTATCAGCGGCGGTAAGTATTTTTTGCTCCAAATAGTTAATGGTTTCCTTGGTGTCACCACTTAAAAAACGAATTATTTGGCGAATCATTCCTTGGTAATCTCGGGAGCTGCATTTTTTTTCACAGGGCCCCAGGCACAGCCCTAGATGATACTGCCAACAAACAGAGCCATTGGGCAAACTAGTAAGATCGCGATCGCAAATACGGTAGGGATATATTTTTTTGATTAATTTGATTAGCTGAATCACGTCTTTACCTGAGGTATAAGGACCAAAATAGCGAATCTTCACAGCTGGCAAAAATCTTCTCGTTGTTTCCACGCGGGGCCAGGGATCGCGTAAATCAATTTTAATATATTGCCAATACTTATCGTCCTTCAAATCAATGTTGTAAGGTGGTTGGTATTTTTGGATTAACGTTCGTTCTAAGAGAATCGCTTCTGTTTCATTATTTACCACCGTGTATTTAATTTTCTTAAGTAGTGAAATCATTAATTGCTTGGCTGGGGTAAGCTGATTATTCTTTTGCCAATAAGAGCTAACTCGCGATTTCAAATTTATAGCTTTACCAATATATAAAAGCTGATCATCATGACCCAGAAATTGGTAGATGCCAGGTTTCCTAGGTAAGTTATTTAGTTTGTCTTGGAGTTTGCGCAACATGATGATAGTATAAACATAAACTTTATAACTTGACAAATAGCAAAAAAAAAATTATGGTAGGAGTAATTTGTACATATGTTTAATATATTATTCAAGAACAAAGGAGTAGCTATGGATCGACCAGTTGTGCATCTGAACGACAAGGAGTTGAGGTTTAATTGCTCTTGGTGTCAGCGAAAAAATGTTTATTCAGCTGGTACCTTATTGATCAATACCAATGGTAGTGCTGATTGTACTTGCGCATATTGTCTTAAAATATCATACGCGCCACCACCATTAACTCATGAGCAGTGGGAAAAGCTTTCCACCACTCCCAAGGAACAATTTCTTTGTGATTAAAATAAAAAGCCGCAGTAAACACTGTGGCTTTTTTGTTGTTTAAGAAAGAATGTTAATAGCAGTTTCCGCAGCTTGTTCAAAGAGCGGTTTTAGCTTCCCGGGAATATCTTTTGGTGCTAGCTGTGCTAATAGTTTTATTTTCTCTACAGTTAAACTATTTAAGTAATTAGTTATCAGATCTTCAATCAAGAACATACTTCTACTATTAGCAGCGGTTTTGTCCCAAGCATCCAGTAAAAATTCAATTCTGTTAATAACGTGAACGTTATTTAGAAAATCAGTGAAGGCAGTAGCTAC
The Candidatus Komeilibacteria bacterium CG_4_10_14_0_2_um_filter_37_10 DNA segment above includes these coding regions:
- a CDS encoding arsenite S-adenosylmethyltransferase gives rise to the protein MELNKIKQTVQKFYQQIATEKKSSCCGSCQCQNNKMAEVIARSIGYSQQDINSVPDANLGLGCGNPLALSKIKEGDTVLDLGSGAGFDCFLAAKKVGPTGRVIGVDMTLSMIEKAQQNADKYHYPHVEFRLGDIENLPTENDSIDVVISNCVINLAPDKKRVFQEIKRVLKKGGRAYISDIVLLSELTAAQRNDEDLIGGCVGGALLKDEYLKLISSIGLEIIIQAEDKDISKRQYQGIALESIKIEAIK